In Kwoniella dejecticola CBS 10117 chromosome 6, complete sequence, a genomic segment contains:
- a CDS encoding ATP-dependent protease La, with protein MLPITAAVRSSTCKQCRPTHLTLTRSRSLATSSTSHLPRSSRTVSHYIAAARSRDALASASASSMQQRGIHSSSSNLDKKRWVNPASENENEKDEGEGGAKEVERKKAEVEVKKETEKQQSPGKGKENEKDESTKESPSNEAESSKTAEERAKSLAEKASKKSDPTSPTSSSSRSSASSSSSSSSGKSSNPFSIPSSSGNGGSGSGSNTPKEIAKPIIPEIYPQVLAVPITHRPLFPGFYKAVTVRSPPVIKAIRELQAKGQPYVGAFLLKDSTSDSDVVETMDQVNPVGVFCQITSCFTSNEGEGKPESLTAVLFPHRRIRIDNLVKPGDTGLNPQAPFVNVQEVSEAEDAQKSEVGNESEKGEGEVESFETDVPSVEAVREELGTVSRDRDDTEVEVEPRKEERKQSTSDKSPSKPHSPINFIHNLLPDVSITNVSNVALEPYDKDSQVIRAIMSELISVFKEIAQLQPMFREQVTSFAMSNTSSQVFDEPDKLADLAAVVSTADVSDLQAVLESTSVEDRLQRALVLLKKELINAQLQFKIARDVDTKIQKRQREYYLMEQLKGIKKELGMESDGKDKLVEGFKEKASKLAMPEGVRKVFDEELNKLVHLEPSASEFNVTRNYIDWLTQVPWGVHSPENYDISHAVKVLDEDHYGLKDVKDRILEFMAVGKLRGSVEGKILCLAGPPGVGKTSIGKSIARALGRQFFRFSVGGLTDVAEIKGHRRTYIGAMPGKPVQALKKVATENPLILIDEVDKISKAYNGDPASALLEMLDPEQNKSFLDHYLDVPIDLSRVLFVCTANVLETIPGPLLDRMEVLEVSGYVSAEKMNIAEKYLSPQAKEASGLKEVDIDLEPKAIEALIRYYCRESGVRNLKKHIDKIYRKAAFKIVTDLGEEALPEPKEPDTSETVESAEPDVKPASEHLPGDHSPSPGDAGSTKHVTTVPREPLKLPDDVHVRITQENLRDYVGPPIYHKDRLYTSAPPAGVSTGLGYLGNGSGAVMPIEVTSMPGKGNLQLTGKLGEVIRESAQIALSYVKSNAYSLGITKSESEVTLNDRDVHLHMPEGGIGKEGPSAGTAILTAFVSLFTRTKVDPDVAMTGEISLLGQVLPVGGLKEKILAAHRAGIKKLIVPVACKPDIDENVPLSVKSGIEFVFVEDIRQVLYEVFRGTENEVRWRETLPLEKEPERDTP; from the exons ATGCTGCCGATAACAGCAGCTGTCCGATCATCGACGTGCAAACAATGTCGgccgactcacctcactCTcacacgatcacgatcacttGCCACTTCATCGACGTCTCATCTACCTAGATCGTCCAGGACTGTCTCTCATTACATAGCTGCAGCTCGATCTCGGGATGCCTTAGCGTCGGCATCGGCGTCATCGATGCAGCAAAGGGGGATACATAGCTCTTCTAGCAACTTAGACAAGAAGCGATGGGTGAACCCTGCcagcgagaatgagaatgagaaggacgaaggagaaggtggagcaaaagaagttgaaagaaagaaagcagaagtggaagtgaaaAAGGAGACCGAGAAACAACAATCGCctgggaaaggaaaagagaatgagaaggatgaatcGACGAAAGAGAGCCCTTCGAACGAAGCTGAATCATCCAAGACAGCCGAGGAACGAGCCAAAAGTTTGGCTGAGAAAGCATCTAAGAAATCCGATCCGACCAGCccaacttcaagctcaagtcgatcttcagcctcctcctcatcctcttcatccagtGGTAAATCCTCCAATCCATTCTCGatcccctcttcatcaggtaACGGcggatctggatctgggtcCAATACACCTAAAGAAATCGCTAAACCGATCATACCCGAGATCTATCCTCAAGTATTAGCTGTACCAATCACCCATCGACCGCTGTTCCCGGGTTTCTACAAGGCAGTAACTGTCCGTTCGCCGCCCGTGATCAAGGCTATCCGGGAATTACAAGCTAAAGGCCAACCGTACGTCGGTGCTTTCTTACTGAAAGATTCCACGTCGGACTCGGACGTAGTAGAGACTATGGATCAGGTGAATCCTGTAGGAGTATTCTGTCAGATCACAAGTTGTTTCACGTCCAACGAGGGCGAAGGAAAACCTGAAAGCCTCACTGCTGTCCTCTTCCCGCACCGAagaatcaggatcgataACCTCGTTAAACCGGGAGATACTGGTTTGAACCCCCAAGCTCCGTTTGTCAACGTCCAGGAAGTTTCcgaggctgaagatgcaCAGAAATCGGAAGTTGGGAACGAGAGCGAGAAGGGTGAAGGCGAAGTTGAGAGTTTCGAAACTGATGTTCCGTCTGTGGAAGCAGTCAGAGAAGAACTGGGTACGGTATCCAGAGATAGGGATGATaccgaggtcgaggtcgagcctcggaaagaagagaggaaacaaTCAACTTCCGATAAATCGCCAAGTAAACCTCATTCACCTATCAACTTCATCCATAATTTACTTCCAGATGTCTCGATCACAAACGTCAGCAATGTCGCCCTTGAACCGTACGACAAGGATTCGCAAGTCATCCGAGCTATCATGTCGGAATTGATCTCTGTCTTCAAGGAGATCGCGCAATTACAACCGATGTTCAGAGAACAAGTCACCTCGTTCGCCATGTCAAACACCTCTTCTCAAGTATTCGACGAGCCCGACAAATTAGCGGATCTAGCTGCGGTCGTGTCCACGGCGGACGTGTCGGATCTGCAAGCTGTGTTGGAATCGACTTCGGTGGAGGATCGCCTACAACGTGCGCTGGTTttgttgaagaaggaattgaTCAATGCGCAATTACAGTTCAAGATTGCCAGAGATGTCGATACGAAGATCCAGAAACGACAGAGGGAATATTACCTTATGGAACAGCTCAaagggatcaagaaggagctggGCATGGAGTCGGATGGGAAAGATAAGCTTGTTGAAGGGTTCAAAGAGAAGGCATCTAAACTTGCGATGCCGGAAGGTGTGAGGAAGGTATTTGATGAAGAATTGAATAAGTTGGTCCATCTAGAACCCTCTGCCAGTGAATTTAA CGTGACCCGGAATTACATTGATTGGTTGACCCAAGTCCCGTGGGGTGTCCACTCGCCTGAGAACTACGATATATCCCATGCTGTGAAAGTACTAGACGAGGATCATTACGGTTTGAAAGATGTGAAAGATCGGATTCTTGAATTTATGGCTGTTGGTAAATTACGTGGATCGGTGGAAGGCAAGATCCTCTGTCTCGCCGGTCCGCCTGGTGTGGGTAAGACCTCGATCGGGAAGTCCATCGCTAGGGCTTTGGGCAGACAGTTCTTCAGGTTCAGTGTGGGTGGTTTGACGGATGTTGCTGAGATCAAAGGTCATCGAAGGACGTATATCGG AGCGATGCCTGGTAAACCCGTACAAGCTTTGAAAAAAGTAGCTACCGAAAACCCTCTGATCCTCATTGACGAAGTGGACAAAATCAGTAAAGCGTATAACGGTGATCCTGCAAGTGCTCTACTGGAGATGTTGGATCCTGAACAGAACAAATCCTTCTTGGATCATTACTTGGATGTCCCCATCGACCTTTCCCGAGTTCTTTTCGTTTGTACGGCCAACGTTCTTGAAACTATTCCTGGACCTCTGCTGGACCGAATGGAGGTATTAGAAGTATCAGGATACGTCTCGGCTGAAAAGATGAATATCGCAGAGAAGTATTTGTCGCCGCAAGCGAAAGAGGCTTCTGGACTGAAAGAGGTGGACATCGATTTGGAGCCGAAGGCGATCGAGGCTTTGATTAGGTATTATTGCAGAGAGAGCGGAGTGAGGAATTTGAAGAAACACATCGATAAA ATATACCGAAAAGCAGCTTTCAAGATCGTCACTGACTTAGGGGAAGAAGCGTTACCTGAACCCAAAGAGCCAGATACCTCAGAAACCGTCGAATCTGCCGAACCTGATGTCAAGCCTGCTTCAGAGCATTTACCGGGCGATCATTCGCCTTCGCCTGGAGATGCTGGATCGACTAAACATGTAACGACTGTACCTCGTGAACCACTCAAATTACCGGATGATGTGCATGTGAGAATCACTCAAGAGAACTTGAGGGATTACGTCGGACC TCCAATCTACCATAAAGACCGATTGTACACCTCTGCTCCGCCAGCTGGTGTTTCGACGGGTCTGGGATATTTGGGTAATGGATCCGGAGCCGTGATGCCTATTGAAGTGACT TCAATGCCAGGTAAAGGCAATTTACAATTAACTGGGAAATTGGGAGAAGTAATCAGGGAATCGGCCCAAATAGCATTATCCTACGTGAAATCTAATGCCTATTCACTCGGAATCACCAAATCGGAATCCGAAGTCACGTTGAATGATCGGGATGTGCATCTTCACATGCCAGAAGGTGGGATAGGCAAAGAAGGTCCGTCGGCAGGAACGGCGATCCTCACTGCGTTTGTCAGTCTGTTCACGAGGACAAAGGTCGATCCGGACGTGGCTATGACTGGGGAGATCAGTCTGTTGGGACAGGTATTACCTGTCGGAGGCCTTAAGGAGAAGAT ATTGGCGGCTCATAGAGCTGGTATCAAGA AACTCATCGTGCCTGTAGCTTGTAAACCCGACATCGACGAGAATGTTCCATTATCGGTGAAGAGCGGAATCGAATTTGTCTTTGTGGAAGATATACGTCAGGTATTATATGAGGTGTTTAGAGGAACCGAGAATGAAGTTAGATGGAGGGAGACTTTGCCTTTAGAGAAAGAACCGGAGAGGGATACGCCATAA